The genomic region gccacacaagctcacagaacgggaccgccgagtgctgaagcgcgtagcgtgtaaagtcgtctgtcctcggttgcaacactcactaccgagttcaaaCTGCCTGTGGAAGTAACGtcaacacaagaactgttcgtcgggagctttgtgaaatgggtttccatggccgagcagctgcacactgCCGAATATCACCATGtgtcaatgccaagcgtcagctagagtggtgtaaagctcgctgccattggactctggagcagtggaaacgcgttctctggagtgatgaatcatactTCACCATCTCGCAGTTAGATGGAcgaaagtttggtggaggaggaataagggtctggggctgtttttcatggttcgggcttggccccttagttccagtgaagggaaatcgtaatgctacagcatacaattacattctagacgattctgtgcttccaactttgtggcaacagttttggggaaggccctttcctgtttcagcataacaatgccccctgtgcacaaagcaaggtccatacagaaatggtttgtcgagatcggtgtggaagaacttgactggcctgcacagagccctgacctcaaccccatcgaagacctttgggattaattggcatcctctcctctcttctgaaCTGAATGATCTGTGCAGACTGAATATGTGGAGAAAATCGTTACCATAAAAGGAAGTTCCTGTCCCATTTCACAGTCAATTGCTTAGTGACCAAGAAGGAAGGGAAGGAGGCATTTTATTATTGAGATGCACCCTTGAAGTGGACTGGGGAAACTGAATGAGAAGCCAGGTGACAAATTACCACTAGTGTTAGTAACTGTAGCTcgacccactgactgactgactgacccactgactgactgacccactgactgactgactgactgactgaccctgtgTTGCTGTAGGTTTGCAGAGCAGCACAACTTCCTGAAGCCCAATGATGACAGAGCTCTGGGTCTGATGATGCGCAGTGCCAGGTCTGTCATGGAGGACCTGGATGACATCATCATCTCGTACGGACAGAGTGACGAGTTCAGCTTCGTCTTCAAGTGGACCTCCAACTGGTTCAAGAGGAGAGCCAGGTAATAGAatgtacagagagacacacacacaccgccacacAGACACTCCCCAACCACACACATCCACAGCCACACACAATAAATGTTTATTGCGTTTGAGTGACCCCTCACTTTTCTCatcttctccctcctctacctgccctcctccatccaccctccactcctctccccctcctctacctGCCCTCTTCCACCCACCCTCCACTCCTCTACCTGCCCTCTTCCATccaccctccactcctctccccctcctctacctgccctcctccatccatccaccctccactcctctccccctcctctacctgccctcctccatccaccctccactcctctccccctcctctacctgccctcctccatccacccaccctccactcctctccccctcctctacctgccctcctccatccatccacccttcactcctctcccctcctctacctgccctcctccatccacccttcactcctctcccctcctctacctgccctcctccatccacccaccctccactcctctccccctcctctacctGCCCTCCTCATCCATccaccctccactcctctccccctcctctacctgccctcctccatccacccaccctccactccctctccccctcctctacctgccctcctccatccacccaccctccactcctctcccccctcctctcctgccctcctccatccatccacccttcactcctctcccctcctctacctgccctcctccatccacccttcactcctctccccctcctctacctgccctcctccatccatccaccctccactcctctccccctcctctacctGCCCTCCTCCCCCCTACAGTAAGCTGATGACCCATGTAGTGTCCCAGTTCTCCTCTTCCTATGTGTTCTACTGGAGGGACTATTTCGGAgaccagcccctcctctaccccccagGGTTTGACGGGCGGGTGGTTCTGTATCCTAGCAACCGCAACCTCCGGGACTACCTCAGCTGGAGGCAGGCTGACTgtaagtgtacacacacacacactctcctattCCCCCAATACATGATCCTGTGGGTGTGTGCTTTGAATACAGTAGATTTTCTTCCATATTTCTGGTTCTCTTTCATAATCCTGTGTGTGTGCTCTCCAGGTCATGTCAACAACTTGTATAACAGTGTTTTGGACGTTGGTGCAGAAAGGTGGACTCACCACTACACAGGCAGAGGATAGGCTAAAGGTGAGACTTACTCCAGTCAGATTAGCATAATTACAGCTTTGGGGGTATGTCACAGTCTTAAAATATCTGCTCTTTTTGAGGTATGTAATTTTCTAAGGGGCATCTGCTTGTTGGTCATAACTTTATAATTATTATGATAATAGCTTTAGGATGGATGACTACATCGTGTTGTTTACTTTCACTGAAAACTACCTCAGTTGACCTTTCCATATTTAATTTACCAAGCCCTTTAGATACATAATCAAATCTCTGatgtatctccctctctctcggcctctgtctgtctctctctctctctctcgctccctctctcttggtctctgtctgtctctctctctcccagggaaCGTTGGCAGCAGATAAGAATGAGATCATGTTTTCTGAGTTTGATATCAATTACAACAAGGAGCCTCTGGTCCACAGGAAAGGAACCACCCTCATCTGGGAGAAGGTGAGATCTCAGGTTGTCTTtaatgcaccctattccttatatagagcctcctgtcaaaagtagtgcactatatagagaataggatgccatttcagatCCATTCATAGAAATACTTCCTGGCTTGTGTGTGAGGGCAGTAggtagcggttaagagcgtttggCCAGTCACTGAAATGcctctggtttgaatcccagagatGACTAGGTAAAAAAAtcggtcaatgtgcccttgagcaaggcacttaatcctaattgctccagggtcgcctgGCTGATCCCTGGCCGTGACACCCCACTCCAAGGGTGTCTGGGGGAGTGAGATTATAATTCACACGTCTGAAGTAGGACAAATGTAAGCACCCACCTGctaattactattattattatgatggtTAACCCCATCATTCGCTTCTGTCAAACTCTCtaccccccttcctccctccctctgtcccagcTGGAAGAAACAGTGACCAAGACTGTGAAGCTCCccaacgaggaggaggaggaggaggaggaggaggtgccaGTGACACGCACCAGGAGACGTGTCAGTGCCCACCACTGTGACGTCATAGGGGACCAGTTCTGGGAGGAACACCCCCACATTCTAGAAGATGACAACTGCTGAGCGGAACTTTTCCTAGTAGAGCAGAAACCAGCACAGACACCGGCCCTCTGTGGattgggcatgggcaagttgcagcggagggtgcagagttggtggccggg from Coregonus clupeaformis isolate EN_2021a chromosome 3, ASM2061545v1, whole genome shotgun sequence harbors:
- the LOC121539421 gene encoding LOW QUALITY PROTEIN: probable tRNA(His) guanylyltransferase (The sequence of the model RefSeq protein was modified relative to this genomic sequence to represent the inferred CDS: inserted 2 bases in 1 codon), coding for MMRSARSVMEDLDDIIISYGQSDEFSFVFKWTSNWFKRRASKLMTHVVSQFSSSYVFYWRDYFGDQPLLYPPGFDGRVVLYPSNRNLRDYLSWRQADCHVNNLYNXVFWTLVQKGGLTTTQAEDRLKGTLAADKNEIMFSEFDINYNKEPLVHRKGTTLIWEKLEETVTKTVKLPNEEEEEEEEEVPVTRTRRRVSAHHCDVIGDQFWEEHPHILEDDNC